A stretch of Halichondria panicea chromosome 1, odHalPani1.1, whole genome shotgun sequence DNA encodes these proteins:
- the LOC135352328 gene encoding uncharacterized protein LOC135352328 isoform X3 — protein MDFGYSMVHTDRENQKPVDWADAMGQNICVLYLMMYETCWALSGELTHMAEQLAIVQKENGQLRDAFSSLEKEHESAITKLLTSHEERLTKMREHHVDLMTSILHMNQDTPPTGGGGATAPSANKNRGQVPVRKAPPEPPTTPQRSSNRPPVPPDPAAKKRSQGSKDRGHEAADKGEDHNTIDYRTATPQEVLEKQMTSVAQHMNANGEARKCSGGMTRTFSPLTPIIQRLYSKSDEADSKSERSFRSQRHTEDARRSAPKVKFSKTITEFPDYSRYDNPTEMKSVSSPGQSPSHSHHGKLVGDSLRVKDSRGRDWKWDHVSLYLQREASGTVRVATNRNLEV, from the exons ATGGACTTTGGCTACAGCATGGTCCACACGGACAGGGAGAACCAGAAGCCGGTGGATTGGGCCGATGCTATGGGTCAGAATATCTGTGTCCTCTATCTCATGATGTACGAGACTTGTTGGGCACTCTCCGGAGAACTGACACACATGGCCGAGCAGCTCGCTAT tgTACAGAAGGAGAATGGACAGTTACGAGATGCATTCTCCAGTCTAGAGAAAGAGCATGAATCTGCCATTACTAAACTGCTGACTAGTCACGAGGAGAGACTGACTAAGATGAGGGAACATCACGTCGACCTCATGACATCAATACTGCACATGAACCAGGACACTCCGCCcactggagggggaggggctactgCACCATCAGCCAATAAGAA caggGGTCAAGTGCCTGTGCGGAAGGCGCCCCCTGAACCACCCACTACCCCTCAACGATCCTCCAATCGTCCCCCTGTACCCCCGGATCCTGCCGCTAAGAAGAGGTCGCAAGGGTCAAAGgacagaggtcatgaggcggcagataaaggggaggaccataataccattgactatcgaacagccaccccccaagaagtgttaga gaagcaGATGACGTCAGTAGCTCAGCATATGAATGCTAATGGAGAGGCTCGTAAATGTAGTGGTGGTATGACCCGAACCTTCTCCCCCCTCACTCCTATCATACAGCGCCTCTACAGCAAGTCAGATGAG GCTGATAGCAAGAGTGAGAGGTCCTTCAGGAGCCAGAGACACACAGA AGACGCTAGGAGATCGGCTCCGAAAGTCAAGTTCTCTAAAACTATTACCGAGTTTCCAGACTACAGTCGCTATGACAACCCCACAGAGATGAAATCAGTATCAAGCCCAGGTCAAAGTCCGTCCCATAGTCACCATGGCAAGTTGGTTGGGGACTCGCtgagggtcaaag atagtagaggaagggattggaaatgggatcacgtgagcttatacTTGCAACGTGAGGCCTCTGGGACCGTGCGCGTTGCAACCAATAGAAACCTTGAGGTGTGA